A single Brassica rapa cultivar Chiifu-401-42 chromosome A04, CAAS_Brap_v3.01, whole genome shotgun sequence DNA region contains:
- the LOC103843155 gene encoding uncharacterized protein LOC103843155, which produces MAKNSESSSKNQETKKESRVCEKIFRAMTSPVRTVRRLSTKPSPKHHQAEPVRVKFSETSTQAAKPISKMEPLITRVETKLKTDERFTDYIKKAKLKIRAVTNPGDMMRNDASKTSEAEARDHRRQCHVPTASVSREGSSGRSSDHFSEYIRKAKMKLRSSTVARANPTYKD; this is translated from the coding sequence ATGGCAAAGAACTCAGAGAGTAGCAGCAAGAACCAGGAGACGAAGAAAGAAAGCAGAGTGTGTGAGAAGATTTTCAGAGCAATGACGAGTCCTGTTCGAACTGTTCGCCGCCTCTCCACCAAACCTTCACCGAAGCACCACCAAGCGGAGCCTGTCCGCGTCAAGTTCTCTGAGACGTCGACTCAGGCAGCCAAACCCATTTCAAAGATGGAGCCGCTGATCACTCGAGTGGAGACGAAGCTGAAAACGGACGAGAGGTTCACTGATTATATAAAGAAAGCCAAACTGAAGATCAGGGCAGTGACGAATCCGGGTGACATGATGAGGAACGATGCGTCGAAGACAAGTGAAGCAGAGGCACGTGATCATCGTCGTCAGTGCCATGTCCCTACCGCTAGTGTCTCGAGAGAGGGTAGCAGTGGAAGGTCATCAGATCATTTCTCCGAGTACATAAGGAAGGCGAAGATGAAGCTCAGATCTTCCACCGTCGCTCGTGCGAACCCAACTTACAAGGATTGA
- the LOC103843167 gene encoding heavy metal-associated isoprenylated plant protein 42, with protein sequence MANTTQPARSCVLRVGIKCCKGCQTNAKRKLLSVSGVSAVEYNAEQGLLRVSGDPNPAKLLRKLAKWDKNAELVSLPGEVSAPAPRTPQLYQTKRMGKRTPKCFLLRCFGTKEKVEPYGVAGDENGSATPFINTVAPPMVYPPPQPTPGFATPIPYPPPCFGANQPPYTYTSGGMYQSPPPTFQLRKTQFPQMVNYPHH encoded by the exons ATGGCAAACACAACTCAACCTGCCAGA AGTTGCGTTCTGAGAGTTGGAATCAAGTGCTGCAAAGGTTGCCAGACAAATGCAAAGAGAAAGTTACTCAGTGTTTCTG GGGTGAGTGCAGTTGAGTATAACGCAGAACAAGGGCTCCTAAGAGTCTCAGGTGACCCCAACCCAGCTAAGCTGCTTCGCAAGCTTGCCAAATGGGACAAAAACGCAGAGCTTGTCTCTCTTCCTGGTGAAGTCTCTGCCCCCGCTCCTAGAACCCCTCAACTTTACCAGACCAAGAGGATGGGGAAGAGGACACCAAAGTGTTTTCTTCTGAGGTGTTTCGGGACTAAGGAAAAGGTTGAGCCTTATGGAGTAGCAGGGGATGAAAACGGCAGCGCAACGCCCTTCATCAACACTGTTGCGCCTCCAATGGTGTATCCTCCTCCTCAACCAACGCCTGGCTTCGCGACACCCATACCATACCCTCCTCCCTGTTTTGGGGCAAACCAACCACCATACACATACACTTCTGGTGGTATGTACCAGTCACCTCCACCAACTTTCCAGTTAAGAAAGACGCAGTTTCCACAGATGGTCAACTACCCGCACCACTGA